The sequence GATATGAAGTGGAAACCGCCGATCGGCCTTTTGAGTTCTTTATGAACCGGTTCCGCCTGCTAGAAGCTGCGCCACGCGCGGATTTCTACCACTTTACTGGTTTGGCTGAAAGCACCATCCGCCCGCAATTGGATGAGGCATTAGCAAAAGAGTATTTAATTGAAACCGAGGAGTACTGGCAGATAACCGAGAAAGGAAAACTATTCCTTAACTCACTGTTAGAGCTATTTTTATAACGCTAATGGATAGAAAACAGGTTCAGATGGCATCCCCAGTCTGAACCTGCAAAATCTGAAGCAAGATATTAATTCAAAGCGTTGAGTAGATCTTTACGCTGCTGCTCCAATGCCGTCACCCGCCCACAGACTTCATGGCCAAATTGCTGGAAATCCTGCTCCTGGCTGTTCCACTCATTCTGAATGGCCTGCTGTAGCCCGCCCAAATTGCCCATAATGGCCTGCAACGGATTATTACCCGCGCCGCTGGTCGCTTGCTTGACCCCCATCTCGTTCAGGCTATCTTGCAATACGCCGCCCATACTTTGTTGCACCAGTTGCCGGCCATCTTTCTCAACTTGATCAATAGCCTGGTGATGGAAGGTTAAACCATCACTGCGCTTTTCAATGATACGGCTCATCTGCTGCTTTAGTTGATCATTAAGCGTGGTCAGGCGGTTACGCACATTGCTATTGCTGCCCAGCTCTTTAACAATCACTTTATCTAACGAGACTCGTGCTTTCTCCAGACGTTGTTGCGCCCCCTGATCTATCCAAGGCAAATCTTTACGCAATGCAGTCTGATAGCGAAATGCCTGTTGGCGCTGTGCATCTGTTAGCGTCAATGTTTTGCCATTACGAATAACATCACCGTCGGGTGAAATCTGCAAATTGCCGCTAGCCCCCACTATCTGGACAGATTGCGGGCTGATAATTACATCATCCTGTGGCTTTACGCTGCACTGGTATTCAGCCTGCGCCTGCCAGGTGGTCAGCATTAATAGTGCCAAACCTGCGGTTCGTAATGCTTTCATTTTATGTAACATAAGACTCCTGAAAAACGGTTTAAAAAATGGAGCGACCAATCCGCTGTGCCAGTAGCTCTAAGGCAGCGGTTCCGGCGAGAGAGTTCCCTGCGCTATCTAATTCAGGTGACCAAACAGCAATACAGAGTTCATCTGGCACAATGGCGATGATGCCACCACCCACCCCAGATTTTCCTGGCATACCCACGCGAAAGGCAAATTCACCTGCTCCATCATACATGCCACTAGTAATCATCAGGGCGTTGATTTGCCGCGCCTGCATCGGCGTAATCAATGGATCATGTCCACCTATGCTGCGCCCCTGATTCGCCAGATAGACAAAGCAGCGGGCCAGCTCGGTACAACTCAAGCGCATGGCGCAGTAGTGAAAATAGGTCTGAAGTACCGTCAGCACATCATTTTCGAAATTGCCGAAAGATTTCATCAAATAGGCGATGGCGGCATTACGATCTGAATGCTCAAACTCCGAGCGAGCGACTCGAGAATCATAGCTGATGCTATCATCACTCACCAGTTGACGTACCACCTCCAACATCCGCTGTTTCGGTGCACTCAGGCGGCTTTGCAGCATATCGCACACCACCAGCGCCCCCGGATTAATAAAAGGATTGCGCGGTTTACCCTTTTCTAACTCTAGCTGAACCAGTGAGTTGAATGGCTGACCGGATGGCTCTTTGCCAACTCGCTGCCATACCTCCTGCTCACCATAACGGGATAATGCCAGCGTCAAGCTTAATACTTTCGAAATCGATTGAATTGAGAATCGCTCATTGGCATCTCCGGCCTGAAATATCTTGCCATCAACGGTACAGACGGCAATACCGAGTTTGTCAGCTGAGACTTCAGCCAACGCGGGAATATAGTCAGCAACTTTTCCCTGACCAATCAGCGGGTGAACTTGCTGCAATATATCCGCTAGTAGAGCATTATCTAAAACTGTCGCTTTCTCAAAAACCTTTGCCAACACGATGCTCCCAATAAAACCCCGATAATAGCTTCTGCTAATCGCAACTGATAAAAACAAAGGCGCCTGCTTAGGCGCCCTTATTCATTATCTGCCGTTAAAACGGAAGATTAATCCCACCAGATGTCAAACAGCTCACTGGTTTCTACATTTTTCAGCTTGCGAGCTTCCAGCCATTTAGTAACCAATGCACGATGCTCATCAGTGCAGTGACCGATCTCTTGCAAGCAAATCAGACCTTCCCACTGTAAATAGCCACTGCCATCAAATGCCAGGCCGTTTGCTTCAATGACTTCATCGATAAAAGCATCGACAGTTTCATCAATGACATCAACACCTGTACCTTCAGGGAAGGTCCACTTTACCGAGAAACCTAATTCCTGAAACTCAGCGATATGCATTTTCTTACGTAAGCGACGACTACGATTATTAGCCATTATTCTTTCCTCTCAAACATCAGATCCCAAACGCCATGTCCCAGACGCTGGCCACGTAATTCAAATTTTGTCAGCGGACGTGAGTCCGGACGAGGTACATAATCATTTTGTTCTGAAAGGTTGTGGAATTCGTTCACACCTGACATCACTTCCAGCATATGTTCCGCATAATGTTGCCAGTCGGTGGCCATATGGAACACGCCACCCACTTTTAATTTACTTCTCACCAGTTCAACAAAAGGTGTCTGGACGATGCGGCGCTTATTATGGCGCGCTTTGTGCCATGGGTCGGGGAAAAACAGCTGAACCATATCCAATGAAGCATCCGGAATCATGTTTTCCAGCACTTCAACGGCGTCATGACACATGATCCGCAGGTTACTCAGGCCAGCTTCGTGCGCTGAGCCAAGACATGCACCAACCCCCGGAGAGTGAACTTCTATTCCCAGAAAGTTCTGCTGTGGATTACTGGCCGCCATGGTCACCAGAGAAGTGCCCATACCGAAACCGATCTCCAAGACCACTGGCGCTTCGCGGCCAAATAGTGCGCTTAAATCAACCGGCGTTGCCTGATATTCCACGCCCATCACCGGCCAGTAGCTATCCAGCGCCAGTTGTTGACCCTTGGTCAGGCGGCCCTGACGGCGGACAAAACTACGAATACGGCGCATAGCGCGGCCGTTTTCATCAAATTCCGGGGATATGACGTCATTTATCATGGTGCTTTCTGTCTGTTAATTGCGTATATGAATGCGCATTATGCAAAGATACGCCAGTTTATCAACTATGGACGTCATAAGTACAAAATTAAGCAGTAAATAACGTATATATGCTCAATCACGTCAGTGATTCAGGAAATTGAGTGCAGCTAACACCGCTGTGGTTTCAAGTACGAAGGTATCCCCCAAAGTAATTGGAGCTACAGCAAGGCAGCCAATGAATGAATCCCGATGAGCTGACTCAAGTCAGTGATTCGGGTGAGTGAGTGCAGCTAACACCGCTGTAGTTTCAAGTACGAAGGGGGTTTACAGCGCTGGAACTCTATGCTGCAATCCAGCCCTATTTATTTATCTGCCGGATATCGATACCTGCTTATGATGCAAGCGCAACAATTCGCGCACGCGGTACTTGATTGGTACCAACGTTTTGGCCGCAAGACACTGCCGTGGCAGTTGGATAAAACACCTTATCAAGTGTGGTTGTCTGAAGTTATGTTGCAACAGACTCAGGTTGCGACGGTGATCCCCTATTTCCAACGCTTTATGCTGCGCTTCCCTGATATCCGTGCTCTGGCAGCAGCGCCGCTGGATGAAGTTCTGCATTTATGGACTGGACTGGGCTACTACGCCCGAGCCAGAAATCTACATAAAGCAGCCCAAACCGTGGTGGAACGCCATCAGGGCGAGTTTCCCACTACTTTTGACGAGATCCTTGCACTGCCGGGGATTGGTCGTTCAACGGCCGGTGCCATATTGTCGCTCGCTTTAGGGCAGCATTTTCCAATTTTAGATGGTAACGTTAAGCGAGTGCTGGCACGTTGTTATGCGGTTGAGGGATGGCCCGGTAAAAAGGAGGTCGAAGGCCGGTTGTGGCAAATCAGTGAAGAGGTAACCCCCGCTAAAGGTGTAGGCCAGTTTAATCAGGCAATGATGGATTTAGGTGCCATAGTTTGTACCCGCTCTAAGCCCAAATGCGAACTCTGCCCATTAAATATCGGTTGCATGGCTTATGCTAACCACAGTTGGGCACGCTACCCTGGTAAAAAACCCAAACAAACAATACCGGAAAAAACCGCCTATTTTCTGTTGATGCAAAATGGCACCCAAGCGTGGCTTGAACAGCGCCCACCAGTGGGCCTGTGGGGCGGGCTATTTTGTTTCCCGCAATTTGCGGAGCAAGAAGAACTTGAGCGCTGGTTACAGCAACGAGGTATTTCGGCTAGTGGTTTGCAGCAATTGACCGCTTTCCGTCATACCTTCAGCCACTTCCATCTGGATATTGTTCCGATGTGGCTGAATGTGGAATCAGCCCGTGGATGCATGGATGATGGTGCTGGTCTCTGGTATAACTTAACACAGCCACCTTCGGTAGGAGTGGCCGCCCCAGTTGAGCGTTTATTGCATATGTTGGCAAAAACAGAGTTGGCAAAACAATAACGGGCAGCACAACCATCGACCCAAACTGCTTTATTTGACGATAGTCATAGAAGAGGATTTAGCATGAGCAGAACGATTTTTTGCACGTTTTTAAAGAAGGATGCTGAGGGGCAGGATTTTCAGCTGTATCCGGGTGAAATAGGCAAACGTATTTATAACGAAATCTCAAAAGAAGCCTGGTCACAATGGATAGCCAAACAAACCATGCTAATTAATGAGAAAAAACTCAGCATGATGAATGTGGCAGACCGCAAACTGCTGGAACAAGAGATGGTCAACTTCTTGTTCGAGGGGCAGGACGTTCATATTGAAGGTTATACTCCGCCGAGTAAATAACCACGTGGGGCCTTTGTAGGCTCCACTCCTCATCAAGATATGGCTTGTAAGATGAAGAAAATTTTAGCTTTGTTGGTAATTGCACCATTGTTAGTGTCTTGCTCGGGTAATAAAAATCAGGCAGATAGCGAAGCCTTTGTCAAAGACACCAACGGTTTTGAGATTTTAATGGGCCAATTTGCCCACGACATTGAAAATATTTGGGGATTAAAAGAAGTCTTAATCGCGGGTCCGAAAGATTACGTTAAGTATACGGATCAGTATAAAACCCGCAGCCATATCAATTTCGATGCCGGTACTATTACAGTTGAAACTATTGCCACGACCGATCCGGCGGCTCACTTACGTCAGGCGATAATCACAACATTATTAATGGGCGATGACCCAGGCTCGATTGATCTCTATTCTGACGCTAACGATATTCAGATCAGTAAAGAGCCATTCCTCTATGGGCAGGTGCTCGATAATAATGGCGAGCCGATTCGCTGGGAGTGGCGGGCGGCCCATTTTGCTGATTATTTACTGCAAACCAGAATGCAAAAACGCACCTCTGGTCTGCATGTTATCTGGTCGGTAACCTTGCAATTAGTGCCAAACCATCTGGATAAACGTGCTCATAAATATCTGCCACTAGTTCGGCAATCAGCTGAGCGATATGGTGTCGAAGAGTCACTGATTCTGGCAATCATGCAGACAGAGTCTAGCTTCAACCCCTATGCTGTCAGCGGCTCTGATGCGCTGGGCCTGATGCAAGTCGTTCAGCATACTGCCGGGCGAGATGTATTCAAATTGAAAGGCAAAGGTGGTCAGCCAAGTCGCAGTTATCTATTTGATCCAGCAAATAATATCGATGCAGGCACAGCATATTTGTCAATTTTGCAAAATACCTATTTAGGTGGTATTCAAAATATAACCTCACGCCGTTATGCCGTTATTACCTCTTATAATGGTGGTGCAGGCAGCGTATTACGAGTATTCCACAGCGATAAAAATCAAGCGGTGAATATTATCAACAATATGGCACCGGGTGATGTATTCCAAACGCTAACCACTAAGCACCCATCCGGTGAATCCCGCCGTTATCTGGTGAAAGTGAACAGCGCGCAGAAGAGCTACCGCCGCTATTAGTTTTAGTGAGACTTGATAAATAAAACTCAAATGGCACAACTCACCGTGCCATTTTTTATGGAAAATTGTGGTCACAGAAAAATATTGCACATTTGAATAACAACCATTCTTAATAAAATGCTTATAGTATCGATCATCACTCTATTACCTACACTCGCAGGCTGCGCACATGGATTTTGGACTTACTGTTTTCGAAATGGTAGCAATTTTCTCCACGATGGTTGTTGCCTACACTATTTTTGGCATCACAGGATTTGGTTCCGCGTTAATTGCTAGCCCAGTATTAGCACTGTTTATTCCTGTCGCTAAGATTGTACCGCTATTGGCAATCGTCGATATGTTCGCAGCAATGACCAATGTCGCACGCCATAGTCGACACGCTGATCTTGCTGAGCTTAAACGGCTGGTGCCATTAATGATTATTGGCAGTCTGATTGGTGCAACCATATTGCTGCGTACTCGACCCGATATTTTATTATTGGCTCTGGGTCTATTTGTCATTTTATATGCAATCTACTCACTCAGCCGACGCAAGCCACAAGGGCAATTCAACTCTATCGCAGCGATTCCTTTCGGCTTGATTGGGGGGATTTTTAGTGCACTATTTGGTAGTGGAGGGTTTATCTATGCCATTTATTTATCAGGCCGAATAGCCAACAAAGATAATTTACGGATTACTCAGACGACACTCATTGGTCTAAGCACCCTAACCCGAGTCATTTTATTTACTCTGGCCGGGGTTTATATGGATTTATCCATTTTATGGATGGTGTTACTGCTCGCACCAGGCATGTTGGTTGGGCTAATTATCGCCAATAAAATCAGTTTAGGGATCAACCGCGAGCAACTTATCCGAATAATAAACATCTTATTGCTGATTTCCGGAGCCGTTTTATTAGCCCGATATTTCGGTTACTGATTAACCCGATAGCGAAAAATAGTGGGCGGGACAGCCAATACACTCATCGGCTGTCTATTTATTGCTTACTGCAATTACTGAGTAATAACGTAACCAAAGATACGCCGCCACTCCACATCACCTTTTTCGATATAAACGCCCTGTAATTCTGGAGAAAAGCCCGGTAGTAAATTAATGCCCTCTTCCAGCGCCAGGAAATAGCGCTGCACTGCCCCTCCCCATACTTCGCCCGGCACCACACACAATACACCCGGCGGATACGGCAACGCACCTTCAGCAGCAATACGTCCTTCTGCTTCAGCAATTGGAATCAGCTCGATATTATCGCGGATAAACTGGATATTGGCATCTTGCGGGTTCATGACAACCTGCGGAAAACCCGCTTTGCGGAACATCTCTTTTTGCAGCTGCTTAACATCAAAACTGACATATAAGTCATGCATCTCTTGGCATAACTGGCGTAAAGAGTAGCCGCGATAGCGCACTTCATTCTTACGATATATCGTCGGCAACACATCACAAAGTAGTGCATCTTGCTCAACGTAGCGCTCAAACTGTACCAACATATCAACCAGATGTGCCATTTTTGCTGGATTTTCTGCTGGCGTGAGCAGGAATAAGATTGAATTAAGATCGCACTTTTCCGGCACAATGCCATTTTCACGTAAAAAGGTCGCTAATATTGCTGCCGGAACACCAAACTCAGTATATTGGCCAGTGCTGGCATCAATGCCGGGCGTCGTCAGCAACAATTTGCAAGGATCAACCAAGTACTGATCTTGGTTATATCCTTCAAATCCATGCCAAGCCTCATTGGGCACAAAATTAAAGAAACGCGCGTCATTGGCGATGATATTAGTATCGTAATCTTGCCATTGTTTACCACCGACAATCGGAGGAATAAAAGGCCGCAGCATTGAACAACGCGCTAATAATGATTTACGGGTTTCGATACCTAGTTTCACGCAATCCATCCACATACGGCGGCCGCTATCACCAGAGTGTATTTTGGCATTAACATCCAGTGCAGCGAATAATGGATAGAATGGGCTGGTCGAAGCATGCAACATAAATGCATTATTAAAACGTTTATGATTGCAGTGCCGTTTTTGCCCTTTGATATGGTTATCTTTTTTATGCACTTGCGAGGTCTGAGAAAAACCAGCCTGCTGCTTGTGCACCGATTGAGTCACAATAATCCCAGGGTCGTTTTCATTTAGTTCCAGCAACAACGGCGAGAAATCCTTCATCATCGGAATAAATTGCTCATAACCAACCCACGCGGAATCAAACAAAATGTAATCACATAAATGACCAATACTATCAATGACCTGACGTGCATTATAGACAGTGCCATCATAAGTGCCCAACTGAATGATCGCCAATCTAAATGGCCGTGTCTCTTCCGCACGTTCAGGCGCGACCTCACGCAACTGCTGGCGTAAATAACTTTCATCGAAACAGTGGGCATCAATACCACCAATAAATCCGAATGGGTTACGAGCCGTTTCTAAATAGACTGGTGTCGCTCCAGCCTGAATCAGTGCGCCATGATGATTAGATTTATGGTTATTGCGATCGAACAATATCAAATCACCACGGGTCAATAAGGCGTTAGTGACCACCTTATTCGCAGCCGACGTGCCATTCAGCACAAAATAGGTTTTATCTGCATTAAATACCTTCGCCGCATATTTTTGCGCATCTTTTGCCGCACCTTCATGGATAAGCAAATCGCCCAATTTGACATCAGCATTGCACATATCTGAACGGAATATTGTCTCGCCATAAAACTCAAAAAACTGACGCCCGGCAGGATGCTTACGGAAAAACTCGCCCCCCTGATGCCCTGGACAAGCAAAGGTTGAGTTTTTCATCTCGACATATTTTTTTAACGTTGAGAAAAAAGGTGGTAATAGATTTCTTTGATATTCGCTGGCGGCAGCTTCCACCTGAGCATTGTAAAACCCTTTATTTGCCTCACCCAACGTGATGATCCCTTGAATTAACGGCAAATAGTCCGCAGAAACCCTCTGCTCTGACATCACAGCAATAAAAGTTGGAATAGCAAAACCAAGGTCATGCAGTGTTGACAATATACCGGCATTCGCATCTTCAACCGACATCACCACGGCGGCAACATCAGTAAAATCAGTATGATTGAGGTACACTACACCGCGCTGAGTTTCTATATAAGAAGCCAGACGGGCACTTGTTGCTATTTTTAATAGTGTCATATCACTTACTCTCAAACGGTCAGGTATGAGGCTGCCACTCAGGCATATAGATGACATCGCATAGTATTGAGCGCTAATGCAATGCCGGTAAATTGATGTTGTACACCTACGCCTTTCATCGGCGGAAAGGTAAGTCTGAGTAATAGGTGAGCTGGTTTCAGCACCAACCAATAAACATCAGTAAAATCAGAGCATTTACTCTATTTTTAATAATGCCTAACAGTGGGCCACAGATAGCCTTACCGCATAAAAGGAGTAAGGGACTTTGCAGGGATATAAGAGAAAAAAGGACACATAAGGCGTTCAATATGCATTGGGGAGTGTAATAGTGCCATGACCGCCTCTTGTTTGAACTCTCAAAATGATATGGACTATAAGCATGAATACTAATGCTAAATTTTGCGCAATAGTTGCATGTTTCATCCATGGGGGCAACCCTTAGCAACCAATAAAA comes from Yersinia bercovieri ATCC 43970 and encodes:
- a CDS encoding DUF2884 domain-containing protein, with the protein product MLHKMKALRTAGLALLMLTTWQAQAEYQCSVKPQDDVIISPQSVQIVGASGNLQISPDGDVIRNGKTLTLTDAQRQQAFRYQTALRKDLPWIDQGAQQRLEKARVSLDKVIVKELGSNSNVRNRLTTLNDQLKQQMSRIIEKRSDGLTFHHQAIDQVEKDGRQLVQQSMGGVLQDSLNEMGVKQATSGAGNNPLQAIMGNLGGLQQAIQNEWNSQEQDFQQFGHEVCGRVTALEQQRKDLLNALN
- the glsB gene encoding glutaminase B; translated protein: MGSIVLAKVFEKATVLDNALLADILQQVHPLIGQGKVADYIPALAEVSADKLGIAVCTVDGKIFQAGDANERFSIQSISKVLSLTLALSRYGEQEVWQRVGKEPSGQPFNSLVQLELEKGKPRNPFINPGALVVCDMLQSRLSAPKQRMLEVVRQLVSDDSISYDSRVARSEFEHSDRNAAIAYLMKSFGNFENDVLTVLQTYFHYCAMRLSCTELARCFVYLANQGRSIGGHDPLITPMQARQINALMITSGMYDGAGEFAFRVGMPGKSGVGGGIIAIVPDELCIAVWSPELDSAGNSLAGTAALELLAQRIGRSIF
- a CDS encoding YggL family protein, which translates into the protein MANNRSRRLRKKMHIAEFQELGFSVKWTFPEGTGVDVIDETVDAFIDEVIEANGLAFDGSGYLQWEGLICLQEIGHCTDEHRALVTKWLEARKLKNVETSELFDIWWD
- the trmB gene encoding tRNA (guanosine(46)-N7)-methyltransferase TrmB, with translation MINDVISPEFDENGRAMRRIRSFVRRQGRLTKGQQLALDSYWPVMGVEYQATPVDLSALFGREAPVVLEIGFGMGTSLVTMAASNPQQNFLGIEVHSPGVGACLGSAHEAGLSNLRIMCHDAVEVLENMIPDASLDMVQLFFPDPWHKARHNKRRIVQTPFVELVRSKLKVGGVFHMATDWQHYAEHMLEVMSGVNEFHNLSEQNDYVPRPDSRPLTKFELRGQRLGHGVWDLMFERKE
- the mutY gene encoding A/G-specific adenine glycosylase, coding for MLQSSPIYLSAGYRYLLMMQAQQFAHAVLDWYQRFGRKTLPWQLDKTPYQVWLSEVMLQQTQVATVIPYFQRFMLRFPDIRALAAAPLDEVLHLWTGLGYYARARNLHKAAQTVVERHQGEFPTTFDEILALPGIGRSTAGAILSLALGQHFPILDGNVKRVLARCYAVEGWPGKKEVEGRLWQISEEVTPAKGVGQFNQAMMDLGAIVCTRSKPKCELCPLNIGCMAYANHSWARYPGKKPKQTIPEKTAYFLLMQNGTQAWLEQRPPVGLWGGLFCFPQFAEQEELERWLQQRGISASGLQQLTAFRHTFSHFHLDIVPMWLNVESARGCMDDGAGLWYNLTQPPSVGVAAPVERLLHMLAKTELAKQ
- a CDS encoding oxidative damage protection protein, with translation MSRTIFCTFLKKDAEGQDFQLYPGEIGKRIYNEISKEAWSQWIAKQTMLINEKKLSMMNVADRKLLEQEMVNFLFEGQDVHIEGYTPPSK
- the mltC gene encoding membrane-bound lytic murein transglycosylase MltC — its product is MKKILALLVIAPLLVSCSGNKNQADSEAFVKDTNGFEILMGQFAHDIENIWGLKEVLIAGPKDYVKYTDQYKTRSHINFDAGTITVETIATTDPAAHLRQAIITTLLMGDDPGSIDLYSDANDIQISKEPFLYGQVLDNNGEPIRWEWRAAHFADYLLQTRMQKRTSGLHVIWSVTLQLVPNHLDKRAHKYLPLVRQSAERYGVEESLILAIMQTESSFNPYAVSGSDALGLMQVVQHTAGRDVFKLKGKGGQPSRSYLFDPANNIDAGTAYLSILQNTYLGGIQNITSRRYAVITSYNGGAGSVLRVFHSDKNQAVNIINNMAPGDVFQTLTTKHPSGESRRYLVKVNSAQKSYRRY
- a CDS encoding sulfite exporter TauE/SafE family protein, producing MDFGLTVFEMVAIFSTMVVAYTIFGITGFGSALIASPVLALFIPVAKIVPLLAIVDMFAAMTNVARHSRHADLAELKRLVPLMIIGSLIGATILLRTRPDILLLALGLFVILYAIYSLSRRKPQGQFNSIAAIPFGLIGGIFSALFGSGGFIYAIYLSGRIANKDNLRITQTTLIGLSTLTRVILFTLAGVYMDLSILWMVLLLAPGMLVGLIIANKISLGINREQLIRIINILLLISGAVLLARYFGY
- the speF gene encoding ornithine decarboxylase SpeF, whose amino-acid sequence is MTLLKIATSARLASYIETQRGVVYLNHTDFTDVAAVVMSVEDANAGILSTLHDLGFAIPTFIAVMSEQRVSADYLPLIQGIITLGEANKGFYNAQVEAAASEYQRNLLPPFFSTLKKYVEMKNSTFACPGHQGGEFFRKHPAGRQFFEFYGETIFRSDMCNADVKLGDLLIHEGAAKDAQKYAAKVFNADKTYFVLNGTSAANKVVTNALLTRGDLILFDRNNHKSNHHGALIQAGATPVYLETARNPFGFIGGIDAHCFDESYLRQQLREVAPERAEETRPFRLAIIQLGTYDGTVYNARQVIDSIGHLCDYILFDSAWVGYEQFIPMMKDFSPLLLELNENDPGIIVTQSVHKQQAGFSQTSQVHKKDNHIKGQKRHCNHKRFNNAFMLHASTSPFYPLFAALDVNAKIHSGDSGRRMWMDCVKLGIETRKSLLARCSMLRPFIPPIVGGKQWQDYDTNIIANDARFFNFVPNEAWHGFEGYNQDQYLVDPCKLLLTTPGIDASTGQYTEFGVPAAILATFLRENGIVPEKCDLNSILFLLTPAENPAKMAHLVDMLVQFERYVEQDALLCDVLPTIYRKNEVRYRGYSLRQLCQEMHDLYVSFDVKQLQKEMFRKAGFPQVVMNPQDANIQFIRDNIELIPIAEAEGRIAAEGALPYPPGVLCVVPGEVWGGAVQRYFLALEEGINLLPGFSPELQGVYIEKGDVEWRRIFGYVITQ